A portion of the Malania oleifera isolate guangnan ecotype guangnan chromosome 3, ASM2987363v1, whole genome shotgun sequence genome contains these proteins:
- the LOC131152313 gene encoding uncharacterized protein LOC131152313, protein MVYPKVKVREQEQDDQSAEQDIDSSETEYLEDSSHIIAKIPKTYVPNLPTPKISVSKGAISSMPCYSLQRKKEKKADEDDKSNIRASSVPRPRAVLSSPENDGMIGNQNRTKAERLSALNDHNMVPNRHAKCKVIRKVNDKNPLKTLRETKEAANNKDNGKGKKVSHIAFSSKKDP, encoded by the exons ATGG TTTATCCAAAGGTGAAAGTGAGGGAGCAGGAACAAGATGATCAATCTGCTGAACAGGACATTGATTCTTCTG AGACGGAATATCTAGAAGACTCATCCCATATCATTGCAAAAATCCCAAAGACTTATGTGCCAAACTTACCCACACCTAAGATTTCGGTATCCAAAGGTGCAATTTCTTCTATGCCATGTTATTCATTGCaaaggaagaaggaaaagaaagctGATGAGGATGATAAATCAAATATCAGGGCTAGTTCAGTCCCACGACCGCGTGCTGTCTTATCCAGTCCTG AAAACGATGGGATGATTGGAAATCAAAACAGGACTAAAGCAGAACGTCTGTCAGCTTTGAATGATCATAATATGGTTCCAAACAGGCATGCAAAGTGCAAAGTTATCCGAAAAGTTAATGACAAAAATCCTTTGAAGACATTAAGAGAAACCAAGGAGGCTGCTAATAATAAGGACAATGGTAAAGGAAAAAAAGTGTCACATATAGCCTTCTCATCTAAAAAAGATCCATAA